From the Streptomyces nigrescens genome, one window contains:
- a CDS encoding metal ABC transporter ATP-binding protein produces the protein MNQPPTQPVIDLRGATASLGARPVLRGVDLTVRSGEVVALLGANGSGKSTAVRSVIGQVPLTGGELALFGTEFRRFRDWARIGYVPQRTTAAGGVPATVREVVTAGRLARTKLGILRKADRAAVHRALELVGMADRAKDSVNALSGGQHQRVLIARALAGEPELLIMDEPMAGVDLASQEVLAAALREQVGRGATVLLVLHELGPLEPLIDRAVVLRDGCVVHDGPPPEAVGQHALPGHDHVHPHADAAAEPIRTGLLS, from the coding sequence ATGAACCAGCCGCCCACCCAGCCGGTGATCGACCTGCGCGGGGCGACCGCCTCGCTGGGCGCCCGTCCCGTGCTGCGCGGCGTCGACCTCACCGTGCGGTCCGGTGAGGTCGTCGCGCTGCTCGGCGCCAACGGCTCCGGCAAGTCCACCGCCGTACGCTCCGTGATCGGCCAGGTCCCGCTCACCGGCGGTGAGCTGGCGCTCTTCGGCACGGAGTTCCGGCGGTTCAGGGACTGGGCCCGGATCGGCTATGTCCCGCAGCGCACCACCGCGGCCGGCGGTGTGCCCGCCACGGTCCGCGAGGTCGTCACGGCCGGCCGGCTGGCCCGTACGAAGCTGGGCATCCTGCGCAAGGCCGACCGGGCCGCGGTGCACCGGGCGCTGGAGCTGGTCGGCATGGCCGACCGCGCCAAGGACTCCGTCAACGCGCTGTCCGGCGGCCAGCATCAGCGGGTGCTGATCGCCCGTGCGCTGGCCGGTGAACCGGAACTGCTGATCATGGACGAGCCGATGGCCGGCGTCGACCTGGCCAGCCAGGAGGTGCTCGCCGCCGCCCTGCGCGAACAGGTCGGCCGCGGCGCCACGGTCCTGCTGGTGCTGCACGAGCTGGGCCCGCTGGAGCCGCTGATCGACCGCGCGGTGGTGCTGCGGGACGGCTGCGTCGTCCACGACGGCCCGCCGCCCGAGGCCGTGGGCCAGCACGCGCTGCCCGGCCATGACCATGTCCACCCGCACGCCGACGCGGCCGCGGAACCGATCCGGACGGGGCTGCTGAGCTGA
- a CDS encoding metal ABC transporter substrate-binding protein → MNIRRPISTATLAGVSVLGLLALSACSPSGGARTEDGKLKVTASFYPMEFLARQIGGKHVEVTDLTKPGVEPHDLELSPKQTAQLGESGAIVYLKGLQPAVDDAVEQSGAKNVADAASLTSLEEHGTEVDGHHHTTGDNHSHSESEGGKDPHIWLDPVKYAEVAKGVNKTLAKADPKHKADYQKNTNALVEKLDGLNTEFKDGLKKRKSDTFLTTHAAFGYLAERYGLTEEAISGLDPESEPSAKRIRDLHTLAKDHHVSTVFFETIANPATAKALAGDLHLKTDVLDPLEGINAKSRGKDYFGVQRANLAALQKALGSK, encoded by the coding sequence ATGAACATACGCCGTCCCATATCCACCGCGACCCTCGCCGGAGTCTCGGTGCTCGGCCTGCTGGCCCTCTCCGCCTGCTCCCCCTCGGGTGGCGCCCGCACCGAGGACGGCAAGCTGAAGGTGACAGCGTCCTTCTACCCCATGGAATTCCTCGCCCGGCAGATCGGCGGGAAGCACGTCGAGGTGACCGACCTCACCAAGCCGGGGGTCGAGCCGCACGACCTGGAGCTCTCCCCGAAGCAGACCGCCCAGCTCGGCGAGTCCGGCGCGATCGTCTACCTCAAGGGCCTGCAGCCCGCCGTGGACGACGCCGTGGAGCAGTCCGGCGCCAAGAACGTCGCCGACGCGGCCTCCCTCACCAGCCTCGAAGAGCACGGCACCGAGGTCGACGGCCACCACCACACCACCGGCGACAACCACTCGCACTCGGAGTCCGAGGGCGGCAAGGACCCGCACATCTGGCTCGACCCGGTGAAGTACGCCGAGGTCGCCAAGGGCGTCAACAAGACCCTCGCCAAGGCCGACCCGAAGCACAAGGCCGACTACCAGAAGAACACCAATGCCCTGGTGGAGAAGCTGGACGGGCTGAACACCGAGTTCAAGGACGGGCTGAAGAAGCGGAAGTCCGACACCTTCCTCACCACCCACGCGGCCTTCGGCTACCTCGCCGAGCGCTACGGCCTCACCGAGGAGGCCATCAGCGGACTCGACCCGGAGTCCGAGCCCAGCGCCAAGCGCATCAGGGACCTGCACACCCTCGCCAAGGACCACCACGTCTCCACGGTCTTCTTCGAGACGATCGCCAACCCGGCCACCGCCAAGGCCCTGGCCGGCGATCTCCATCTGAAGACCGATGTCCTCGACCCACTGGAGGGGATCAACGCCAAGTCCCGCGGCAAGGACTACTTCGGCGTCCAGCGGGCCAACCTCGCCGCGCTGCAGAAGGCGCTCGGCAGCAAGTGA
- a CDS encoding glycine--tRNA ligase, with product MAADKIDTIVSLSKRRGFVYPCSEIYGGSRAAWDYGPLGVELKENIKRQWWRAMVTSREDVVGLDSSVILAPEVWQASGHVATFTDPLTECTSCHKRFRADHLEEAYEAKHGRLPENGLADVNCPHCGNKGGFTEPKQFSGLLSTHLGPSQDTASVAYLRPETAQGIFTNFAQVQQTSRKKPPFGIAQMGKSFRNEITPGNFIFRTREFEQMEMEFFVKPGEDEKWQEYWMAERWNWYRDLGIREENIRWYEHPAEKLSHYSKRTADIEYRFNFGGTEFSELEGVANRTDYDLSAHAKASGQDLSYFDQEAGERWTPYVIEPAAGVNRAMLAFMLDAYIEDEAPNAKGKMEKRTVMRLDPRLAPVKVAVLPLSRNPQLSPKAKGLATDLRKNWNIEFDDAGAIGRRYRRQDEIGTPFCVTVDFDTLDDNAVTVRERDTMKQERVSLDQIQAYLGARLLGC from the coding sequence GTGGCCGCCGACAAGATCGATACCATCGTCAGCCTGAGCAAGCGCCGTGGCTTCGTCTATCCGTGCAGTGAGATCTACGGCGGCTCCCGCGCTGCCTGGGACTACGGTCCGCTGGGCGTCGAGCTCAAGGAGAACATCAAGCGTCAGTGGTGGCGCGCCATGGTCACCTCGCGCGAAGACGTCGTCGGTCTCGACTCGTCGGTGATCCTGGCCCCCGAGGTCTGGCAGGCGTCCGGCCACGTCGCCACCTTCACCGACCCGCTCACCGAGTGCACCTCCTGCCACAAGCGCTTCCGCGCGGACCACCTGGAGGAGGCGTACGAGGCCAAGCACGGACGGCTCCCCGAGAACGGCCTCGCCGACGTCAACTGCCCCCACTGCGGCAACAAGGGCGGCTTCACCGAGCCCAAGCAGTTCTCCGGCCTGCTCTCCACCCACCTCGGCCCCTCGCAGGACACCGCCTCGGTCGCCTACCTGCGCCCCGAGACCGCGCAGGGCATCTTCACCAACTTCGCCCAGGTGCAGCAGACTTCCCGCAAGAAGCCGCCGTTCGGCATCGCGCAGATGGGCAAGTCCTTCCGCAACGAGATCACGCCCGGCAACTTCATCTTCCGGACCCGTGAGTTCGAGCAGATGGAGATGGAGTTCTTCGTCAAGCCGGGCGAGGACGAGAAGTGGCAGGAATACTGGATGGCCGAGCGGTGGAACTGGTACCGCGACCTCGGCATCCGCGAGGAGAACATCCGCTGGTACGAGCACCCGGCCGAGAAGCTCTCGCACTACTCCAAGCGCACCGCTGACATCGAGTACCGCTTCAACTTCGGCGGCACCGAGTTCTCCGAGCTGGAGGGCGTGGCCAACCGCACCGACTACGACCTGTCGGCGCACGCCAAGGCGTCCGGCCAGGACCTCTCCTACTTCGACCAGGAGGCCGGCGAGCGCTGGACTCCGTACGTCATCGAGCCGGCGGCCGGTGTGAACCGCGCGATGCTCGCCTTCATGCTCGACGCGTACATCGAGGACGAGGCGCCCAACGCCAAGGGCAAGATGGAGAAGCGCACCGTCATGCGGCTCGACCCGCGCCTGGCGCCGGTCAAGGTCGCGGTGCTGCCGCTGTCCCGCAACCCGCAGCTGTCGCCGAAGGCGAAGGGTCTGGCCACGGACCTGCGCAAGAACTGGAACATCGAGTTCGACGACGCGGGCGCGATCGGCCGCCGCTACCGCCGCCAGGACGAGATCGGCACCCCGTTCTGCGTCACCGTCGACTTCGACACCCTCGACGACAACGCGGTGACCGTGCGTGAGCGCGACACCATGAAGCAGGAGCGGGTCAGCCTGGACCAGATCCAGGCCTACCTGGGCGCACGACTGCTGGGCTGCTAG
- a CDS encoding sensor histidine kinase, which yields MTVPPRLRRALIRMRRDLAFVAAGVPLHLVPALLFWWAISLLTDTVNGVSSEAPVELIAPLTLLVIAGYGFTEAQRWRFRAICGVELPRLRFTEGKRQLGYNWLVGPLLGVLELLLLALLLTALVAALVLVWVWLVPPQWRRGHPGYTVPGAYLTVLGLVALAAVPGLAAGLVRLEILVGRAVLGVSRSEELARRVEDLTESRAGAVDAADAERRRIERDLHDGAQQRLVSLALNLGLAKATLTDLPPEAREVIDAAHREAKDAIEELNHLVRGLHPAVLDELGLDAALSGLAARAPLPVRLRVDLPAELPQRTAPAVEAVAYFVVSEALTNVAKHAREATRAEVTVTRLGEILRVVIADDGMGGADPAKGSGLKGLAQRVRSVDGTFRMSSPVGGPTMMSVELPCPM from the coding sequence ATGACCGTCCCGCCCCGGCTCCGCCGGGCCCTCATCCGTATGCGGCGCGACCTCGCCTTCGTCGCCGCCGGGGTGCCGCTGCACCTCGTCCCGGCGCTGCTGTTCTGGTGGGCCATCTCCCTGCTGACCGACACGGTGAACGGGGTCTCTTCCGAGGCTCCCGTGGAGCTGATCGCCCCGCTGACCCTGCTGGTCATCGCCGGATACGGGTTCACTGAGGCGCAGCGCTGGCGGTTCCGGGCGATTTGCGGGGTGGAGCTGCCGCGGCTGCGGTTCACCGAGGGCAAGCGGCAGCTGGGCTACAACTGGCTGGTCGGCCCGCTGCTCGGAGTACTGGAACTCCTGTTGCTGGCACTGCTGTTGACGGCGCTGGTCGCGGCGCTGGTGCTGGTGTGGGTGTGGCTCGTTCCGCCGCAGTGGCGTCGCGGGCACCCCGGCTACACCGTCCCCGGTGCCTATCTCACCGTGCTGGGGCTGGTGGCACTCGCCGCGGTACCGGGTCTGGCCGCGGGGCTCGTCCGGCTGGAGATCCTGGTCGGGCGGGCGGTGCTGGGCGTGAGCCGGTCCGAGGAGCTGGCGCGGCGGGTCGAGGACCTCACCGAGAGCCGGGCCGGTGCGGTGGACGCCGCCGACGCCGAACGGCGGCGTATCGAGCGGGATCTGCACGACGGCGCACAGCAGCGGCTGGTGTCCCTCGCGCTGAACCTCGGGCTCGCCAAGGCCACCCTCACGGACCTGCCGCCGGAGGCACGGGAGGTCATCGATGCCGCGCACCGCGAGGCGAAGGACGCGATCGAGGAACTCAACCATCTGGTGCGGGGGCTGCATCCGGCCGTTCTGGACGAACTGGGGCTGGATGCCGCCCTGTCGGGGCTCGCGGCCCGCGCACCGCTGCCCGTACGGCTGCGGGTGGATCTGCCGGCTGAACTGCCGCAGCGGACCGCGCCGGCCGTCGAGGCGGTCGCCTACTTCGTCGTCTCCGAGGCGCTGACGAATGTCGCCAAGCATGCGCGGGAGGCGACCCGGGCGGAGGTGACGGTCACCCGGCTCGGCGAGATACTTCGGGTGGTGATCGCCGATGACGGTATGGGCGGCGCCGATCCGGCCAAGGGGAGCGGCTTGAAGGGGCTCGCCCAGCGCGTGCGCTCCGTGGACGGAACGTTCCGGATGAGCAGCCCCGTGGGGGGCCCGACCATGATGAGCGTGGAGCTGCCGTGCCCGATGTGA
- a CDS encoding response regulator: MIAEDSVLLRIGLVKVVEMAGFEVAAEAGDAQGLLAAVEEHRPDLAVVDVRMPPGFTDEGVRAALAIRQKWPGTAVLMLSQYVEERYAADLLATNTSGVGYLLKQRVADVEEFIEALRRVAVGGTALDPQVVAQLLVRRASDPLERLTAREREVLALMAEGRSNAGIAAQLVVSESAVAKHINNILAKLDLPKADADHRRVLAVLHFLGVGG; encoded by the coding sequence GTGATCGCCGAGGACTCCGTTCTGCTGCGGATCGGGCTGGTCAAGGTGGTGGAGATGGCCGGGTTCGAGGTGGCGGCCGAGGCGGGGGACGCGCAGGGGCTGCTGGCGGCGGTCGAGGAGCACCGGCCGGACCTCGCGGTGGTGGATGTCCGGATGCCGCCGGGCTTCACGGACGAGGGCGTGCGCGCGGCGCTGGCGATCCGGCAGAAGTGGCCCGGCACCGCGGTGTTGATGCTCTCCCAGTACGTCGAGGAGCGGTACGCGGCCGATCTACTGGCGACGAACACCAGCGGGGTGGGCTATCTGCTCAAACAACGGGTCGCGGATGTCGAGGAGTTCATCGAGGCGCTGCGGAGGGTGGCGGTCGGCGGCACCGCGCTCGACCCGCAGGTCGTCGCCCAGCTGCTGGTGCGCCGGGCGAGCGATCCACTGGAGCGGCTGACGGCCCGCGAACGGGAGGTTCTCGCCCTGATGGCCGAGGGCCGCTCCAACGCGGGCATCGCCGCACAACTGGTGGTGAGCGAGAGCGCGGTCGCCAAGCACATCAACAACATCCTCGCCAAGCTGGACCTGCCGAAGGCGGACGCCGACCACCGCCGGGTGCTGGCGGTGCTGCATTTCCTGGGGGTGGGGGGTTAG
- a CDS encoding VOC family protein has protein sequence MTSTPVHWKLVVDAHDPHAQADFWAAALHYEVEDHSALIAKLLDLGAIPSEILLDHHDRRAWRDAAAVRHPDDPYDAESGAGLGRRLLFNRVPPSEKKTGKNRLHIDLHGPAGQRDTEVERLRALGASTQRHVAEQGGEWVVMTDPEGNEFCVH, from the coding sequence ATGACCTCAACTCCTGTGCACTGGAAGCTCGTCGTCGACGCTCATGACCCGCACGCCCAGGCCGACTTCTGGGCGGCAGCGCTCCACTACGAGGTCGAGGACCACAGCGCCCTGATCGCCAAGCTCCTCGACCTCGGCGCCATCCCGTCCGAGATCCTCCTCGATCACCACGACCGGCGCGCCTGGCGGGACGCGGCGGCGGTACGTCACCCCGACGACCCGTACGACGCGGAGAGCGGCGCGGGACTGGGGCGTCGGCTGCTCTTCAACCGGGTGCCTCCGTCGGAGAAGAAGACGGGCAAGAATCGCCTGCATATCGACCTGCACGGTCCCGCGGGCCAGCGGGACACAGAGGTTGAGCGCCTCCGTGCCCTCGGCGCCAGCACCCAGCGCCACGTCGCGGAACAGGGCGGCGAGTGGGTGGTCATGACGGACCCGGAAGGCAACGAGTTCTGCGTGCACTAG
- a CDS encoding winged helix-turn-helix transcriptional regulator, protein MATPTPGQPVRGSAKGRPLMAALDLFGRRWSLRIVWELKEGALGFRPLQQRCDNMSSSVLRQRLLELVEACLVEQNPEGQYVLTALGEDAHRALRPLACWSEGWAAELSERSRAAGQESP, encoded by the coding sequence ATGGCAACGCCGACACCGGGGCAGCCCGTCCGTGGCTCGGCCAAGGGGCGGCCGCTCATGGCCGCGCTCGATCTGTTCGGCCGGCGGTGGAGTCTGCGCATCGTGTGGGAGCTGAAGGAAGGCGCCCTGGGCTTCCGCCCCCTCCAGCAACGGTGCGACAACATGTCCTCCAGCGTGCTGCGCCAACGCCTTCTGGAACTGGTCGAGGCGTGCCTGGTGGAGCAGAACCCCGAGGGCCAGTACGTCCTCACCGCTCTCGGCGAGGACGCCCACCGGGCCCTTCGCCCCCTCGCCTGCTGGTCGGAGGGGTGGGCCGCTGAGCTGTCCGAGCGCTCCCGTGCGGCCGGCCAGGAATCACCCTGA
- a CDS encoding DUF1772 domain-containing protein: protein MRVLQTVTLLVATLGTGLMAGLFAAFAYAVMPGLARSADRTFVQAMQNINRAIINGWFLLPFLLPIPLLLLATVLAWNGHGRVALPWILAALVLYLAGFFVTSGVNVPLNNALDKADTGDDDRTEAARAAFEGRWVTWNRVRAFLHTAAFGVLAWALFLHGTAAGTT, encoded by the coding sequence ATGAGAGTCCTGCAGACCGTCACGCTCCTGGTGGCGACGCTCGGTACGGGCCTGATGGCCGGCCTGTTCGCCGCCTTTGCCTATGCGGTGATGCCCGGACTCGCCCGCTCCGCCGACCGCACCTTCGTCCAGGCCATGCAGAACATCAACCGGGCCATCATCAACGGCTGGTTCCTGCTCCCCTTCCTGCTGCCGATCCCGCTGCTCCTCCTCGCCACCGTCCTGGCCTGGAACGGACACGGGCGGGTGGCCCTGCCCTGGATCCTTGCCGCGCTGGTGCTCTACCTGGCGGGCTTCTTCGTCACCAGCGGGGTCAACGTCCCGCTCAACAACGCCCTCGACAAGGCCGATACGGGAGACGACGACCGGACCGAGGCCGCAAGGGCCGCCTTCGAGGGCCGCTGGGTCACCTGGAACCGCGTCCGCGCCTTCCTCCACACCGCTGCCTTCGGTGTCCTCGCCTGGGCCCTCTTTCTGCACGGCACGGCAGCAGGCACGACGTAG
- a CDS encoding TetR family transcriptional regulator yields the protein MPPETLTPERILEATEEVLRRYGPAKATVVDVARALGVSHGSVYRHFRTKTALREAVTERWLDRTSKELSVIVTAEGPAPERLDRWLTALFEAKRHKAGDDPELFATYMTLIGESGGVVDRHITDLEAQLTSIIEAGVSQGDFHTPSPSTTARAVFDATGRFHDPCYAPEWSRPEITADFEAVRDLVLRGLRTQT from the coding sequence ATGCCGCCCGAGACGTTGACCCCAGAGCGCATCCTCGAAGCCACCGAAGAGGTGCTGCGCCGCTACGGGCCGGCCAAGGCCACGGTCGTGGATGTGGCGCGGGCCCTGGGCGTCAGCCATGGCAGCGTCTACCGCCACTTCCGTACGAAGACGGCGCTGCGGGAGGCGGTCACGGAGCGCTGGCTGGACCGTACGAGCAAGGAGCTGTCGGTCATCGTCACGGCGGAAGGGCCAGCTCCGGAGCGGCTGGACCGCTGGCTGACCGCCCTTTTCGAGGCCAAGCGGCACAAGGCCGGCGACGATCCCGAACTGTTCGCCACCTATATGACGCTGATCGGAGAGAGCGGCGGCGTGGTCGACCGTCACATCACCGACCTCGAAGCCCAGCTCACCTCCATCATCGAAGCCGGCGTCAGCCAGGGCGACTTCCACACCCCCTCCCCCAGCACCACCGCCCGCGCCGTCTTCGACGCCACCGGCCGTTTCCACGACCCGTGTTACGCCCCCGAGTGGTCCCGCCCCGAGATCACCGCCGACTTCGAGGCCGTCCGCGACCTGGTCCTGCGGGGCCTGCGCACGCAGACCTGA
- a CDS encoding aldo/keto reductase, with product MQTRTLGTTGPQTSALGLGCMGMSALYGDSDRSESLATLHAALDAGITLLDTGDFYGMGHNELLINEGLRTAPAAAREKAQISVKFGALRTIEGHFTGYDGRPKAVKNFAAYSLQRLGTDHIDIYRIARVDPDVPIEETVGAIAELVEAGHVRHIGLSEVGAQTLRRAAAVAPIADLQIEYSLISRGIEEAILPTARELGIGITAYGVLSRGLISGHFTRDRKLAANDFRGMSPRFQGENLDRNLDLVEALRKIAEQKGVSVAQTAIAWVLSRGEDIVPLIGARRRDRLTEALGALDVTLDADDLTAIEQAIPAGAAAGDRYPSAQMAHLDSEH from the coding sequence GTGCAGACCCGCACCCTGGGCACCACCGGCCCGCAGACCTCCGCCCTCGGCCTCGGCTGCATGGGCATGTCCGCCCTCTACGGCGACAGCGACCGCAGCGAATCCCTCGCCACCCTCCACGCCGCCCTCGACGCGGGCATCACCCTGCTCGACACCGGCGACTTCTACGGCATGGGCCACAACGAACTGCTGATCAACGAAGGTCTGCGCACCGCCCCCGCGGCGGCTCGCGAAAAGGCGCAGATCAGCGTGAAGTTCGGCGCTCTGCGCACCATCGAGGGCCACTTCACCGGCTATGACGGCCGGCCGAAGGCGGTGAAGAACTTCGCCGCGTACTCCCTCCAGCGCCTGGGCACCGACCACATCGACATCTACCGGATCGCCCGGGTGGATCCGGACGTCCCGATCGAGGAGACCGTCGGCGCCATCGCCGAGCTGGTCGAGGCCGGACATGTCCGCCACATCGGCCTGTCCGAGGTGGGCGCGCAGACCCTGCGCCGGGCCGCCGCCGTGGCCCCGATCGCCGACCTCCAGATCGAGTACTCCCTCATCTCCCGCGGCATCGAGGAGGCGATCCTGCCGACCGCCCGCGAACTGGGCATCGGCATCACCGCCTATGGGGTCCTGTCCCGCGGCCTGATCAGCGGCCACTTCACCCGCGACCGCAAGCTCGCCGCGAATGACTTCCGGGGCATGAGCCCGCGCTTCCAGGGCGAGAACCTCGACCGCAACCTCGACCTGGTGGAGGCGCTGCGCAAGATCGCCGAACAGAAGGGCGTCTCGGTCGCGCAGACCGCCATCGCCTGGGTGCTCTCCCGCGGCGAGGACATCGTCCCGCTGATCGGCGCCCGCCGCCGCGACCGGCTGACCGAGGCCCTCGGCGCCCTGGACGTCACTCTGGACGCCGACGACCTCACCGCGATAGAGCAGGCCATCCCGGCCGGCGCCGCCGCCGGCGACCGCTACCCCAGCGCACAGATGGCCCACCTGGACAGCGAGCACTGA
- a CDS encoding MFS transporter — MSDIRAQTTTPEAPAVPLGAPATAPEAAFPGAPATLEAPAAPGPAPQQQRPTVLTPLGLLTVLLGAALPMIDFFIVNVALPTIDHDLHAGPAMLEMVVAGYGVAYAMLLVLGGRLGDMIGRRRLFLWGLAAFGLTSLACGLAPDAWTLVAARVAQGGAAALLLPQVLATIQATTTGKRRAKAVSLYGGTAGVSSAVGQVLGGLLVSVDLAGTGWRAVFLVNVPMAAAAWLLAARTVPETRSPHPARVDGPGTALLATALIALLLPLTEGRAAGWPLWSWVLLATFPFAATAFVLVERRAERLGRTPLVPPSLLRIPSVNSGLLMLVPFTLGFGGFMFVVAVALQSGLHFGPFAAGLSLVPLCAAFFLASLAGPRLVLRFGRRVVVAGSLIQGAGLTLLALTVHAGWPGISVAGLAPSMAVLGIGQGMVMPVLMRIALSELPMTQAGVGGSAMVTTQQSGLALGVATLGTLFLSLLPSVGIRDALLAALLTQLAIVAGTTLLALRLPRTVR, encoded by the coding sequence GTGAGCGATATCCGAGCGCAGACGACCACCCCGGAAGCCCCGGCCGTGCCCCTGGGAGCGCCGGCCACCGCCCCGGAGGCCGCGTTCCCGGGCGCCCCGGCGACCCTGGAGGCACCGGCCGCACCCGGCCCCGCCCCACAGCAGCAGCGTCCGACCGTGCTGACCCCGCTCGGCCTGCTGACCGTACTGCTGGGCGCGGCCCTCCCCATGATCGACTTCTTTATCGTCAATGTCGCCCTGCCCACCATCGACCACGATCTGCACGCGGGCCCGGCGATGCTGGAGATGGTGGTGGCCGGTTACGGCGTCGCCTACGCGATGCTGTTGGTCCTCGGCGGGCGGCTCGGCGACATGATCGGCCGCCGCCGGCTGTTCCTGTGGGGCCTGGCCGCCTTCGGCCTGACCTCGCTGGCCTGCGGTCTGGCGCCGGACGCCTGGACGCTGGTGGCCGCCCGGGTCGCCCAGGGCGGCGCGGCCGCACTGCTGCTGCCGCAGGTGCTGGCCACCATCCAGGCGACGACCACAGGTAAGCGGCGCGCCAAGGCCGTCAGCCTCTACGGCGGCACGGCCGGGGTGTCCAGCGCCGTCGGCCAGGTGCTCGGCGGGCTGCTGGTCTCCGTCGACCTCGCGGGCACCGGCTGGCGCGCGGTCTTCCTGGTGAACGTCCCGATGGCCGCCGCGGCCTGGCTGCTGGCCGCCCGTACGGTCCCTGAGACCCGCTCCCCGCACCCCGCCCGGGTCGACGGCCCCGGCACCGCACTGCTCGCCACCGCCCTGATCGCCCTGCTGCTGCCGCTGACCGAGGGCCGGGCGGCCGGCTGGCCCCTGTGGTCCTGGGTCCTGCTGGCCACCTTCCCCTTTGCCGCCACCGCGTTCGTTCTGGTCGAGCGCCGGGCCGAGCGCCTCGGCCGTACGCCGCTGGTCCCGCCCTCGCTGCTGCGCATCCCCTCCGTGAACAGCGGACTTCTCATGCTCGTTCCGTTCACACTGGGCTTCGGCGGCTTCATGTTCGTCGTGGCGGTCGCCCTCCAAAGCGGCCTGCACTTCGGCCCGTTCGCGGCCGGGCTGTCCCTGGTGCCGCTGTGCGCCGCCTTCTTCCTCGCCTCGCTCGCCGGTCCGCGGCTGGTGCTGCGGTTCGGGCGGCGGGTGGTGGTCGCCGGTTCACTGATCCAGGGCGCCGGGCTGACCCTGCTCGCACTGACCGTGCACGCGGGCTGGCCCGGGATATCGGTGGCCGGCCTCGCGCCGAGCATGGCCGTACTGGGTATCGGACAGGGCATGGTGATGCCGGTGCTGATGCGCATCGCGCTGAGCGAACTGCCGATGACGCAGGCGGGCGTGGGCGGCAGCGCCATGGTCACCACCCAGCAGTCCGGCCTCGCCCTGGGCGTGGCCACCCTCGGCACCCTCTTCCTCTCGCTGCTGCCGTCCGTCGGCATCCGCGACGCCCTGCTCGCCGCACTGCTGACACAACTGGCCATCGTCGCCGGCACGACACTGCTCGCCCTGCGCCTGCCACGCACCGTGCGTTGA
- a CDS encoding helix-turn-helix transcriptional regulator, whose translation MTLDPSPPQPATGPGGAAAPPYGTAPRDDAARRAELAAFLRSRRERITPEQVGLPRGARRRTPGLRREEVAHLGAVGVTWYTWLEQARDIHVSPQVLDAVARALMLDRAERSHLFALAGAVDPMPGRECTGVTRELRQLLEQLTPFPAVVQNSRFDILAYNRTYGRLLCDLDALPQEDRNCMWLAFTHPEWRASMGDLEGAMRVMAAKFRASMAEHVAEPAWKALVARLTEASPEFREIWAQHEVVRPVSSVKLFRHPRVGALELTATSLWTGPNPGPKLLFYTPVDETSRERLEQLAAEPAALAAV comes from the coding sequence ATGACCCTGGACCCGTCCCCGCCGCAGCCTGCCACAGGCCCCGGTGGCGCCGCCGCCCCGCCGTACGGCACCGCTCCGCGCGATGACGCCGCCCGCCGGGCCGAGCTGGCCGCCTTCCTGCGCAGCCGACGGGAGCGGATCACACCCGAGCAGGTCGGGCTGCCGAGGGGCGCCCGCCGGAGGACCCCCGGTCTGCGCCGCGAGGAGGTCGCGCACCTGGGTGCGGTCGGGGTCACCTGGTACACCTGGCTCGAACAGGCCCGGGACATCCATGTATCGCCGCAGGTCCTGGACGCGGTGGCCCGTGCCCTGATGCTCGACCGCGCCGAGCGCAGCCATCTGTTCGCGCTGGCGGGGGCGGTCGATCCGATGCCCGGCAGGGAGTGCACGGGCGTGACGCGGGAGCTGCGGCAGCTCCTGGAACAGCTCACCCCGTTCCCCGCGGTCGTCCAGAACAGCCGCTTCGACATCCTCGCCTACAACCGCACGTACGGCCGCCTGCTGTGCGATCTCGATGCGCTGCCCCAAGAGGACCGCAACTGCATGTGGCTGGCGTTCACCCACCCCGAATGGCGGGCGAGCATGGGCGATCTGGAGGGCGCGATGCGGGTGATGGCCGCCAAGTTCCGGGCGTCGATGGCCGAGCATGTCGCGGAGCCGGCCTGGAAGGCGCTGGTCGCGCGGCTGACGGAGGCCTCGCCGGAGTTCCGGGAGATCTGGGCGCAGCACGAGGTCGTCCGCCCGGTCAGCTCCGTCAAGCTCTTCCGGCATCCGCGGGTGGGCGCGCTCGAACTGACCGCCACGAGCCTGTGGACGGGGCCCAACCCCGGTCCCAAGCTGCTCTTCTACACGCCCGTGGACGAGACGTCACGGGAGCGGCTGGAGCAGCTGGCGGCGGAGCCGGCGGCGCTCGCCGCGGTGTGA